Proteins from a genomic interval of Schistocerca piceifrons isolate TAMUIC-IGC-003096 chromosome 3, iqSchPice1.1, whole genome shotgun sequence:
- the LOC124789862 gene encoding adenosine 5'-monophosphoramidase HINT3-like has product MSTDRSACLFCKIYDGDEPTEVLYRDEDYIVFPDIKPAAKHHYLVITREHVRNAKQLTSSDKKILEDMVRIGKEVLEERGGDVSDLRLGFHWPPFYSIGHLHLHVISPASDMSFVSQLIFRNNSWWFVSPEYVKSRL; this is encoded by the exons ATGAGTACTGATAGGAGCGCGTGTTTGTTCTGTAAAATATACGATGGAGACGAACCCACAGAAGTCTTGTATCGGGATGAAGATTACATAGTGTTTCCAGATATTAAACCGGCTGCGAAACATCATTATTTAGTAATTACGAGAGAGCACGTACGGAATGCCAAACAACTGACTTCGAGCGATAAAAAAATTC tagAAGACATGGTAAGAATTGGGAAGGAAGTACTGGAGGAAAGAGGTGGTGATGTCTCAGACTTAAG ACTTGGATTTCATTGGCCTCCGTTCTATTCAATTGGACACTTGCATTTGCATGTGATTTCTCCTGCAAGTGATATGTCATTTGTCTCCCAGTTAATTTTTCGAAACAACTCGTGGTGGTTTGTCTCG CCGGAATATGTTAAATCACGTCTTTGA